Proteins from a genomic interval of Helicoverpa armigera isolate CAAS_96S chromosome 9, ASM3070526v1, whole genome shotgun sequence:
- the LOC110371503 gene encoding uncharacterized protein LOC110371503 encodes MDENIDSNVAVLAILDNQSTPYKPNMTITNYNHSHTITQEETDVNETNKQNVIWTKNATLMLLSLYETKMHMLDNPKKKSKMWLSIAEELKSLNVEVTPDQVRWKINALTKKYKDCIDNGQGAMSFKYFNEMHQILGRYSDNTGTYRLASGVMQGPDDLDKTKRNISLKGSAPFRRLRAERRAKIELDKQWLDYLRKQEDQKQLRDERYERNLRLRQEELQLRKKELEIKQSLALKKLQLKEQKQEEMLKIEREKCALLRKLIEDQDLMRQ; translated from the exons ATGGATGAAAACATTGATAGCAATGTTGCCGTTCTGGCTATTTTAGACAACCAAT CTACACCATACAAGCCGAATATGACTATAACAAACTATAATCACAGCCATACCATAACTCAAGAAGAAACAGATGTAAATGAGACTAATAAACAAA ATGTTATTTGGACAAAAAATGCAACACTCATGcttttaagtttgtatgaaacaaaAATGCATATGTTGGACAATCCAAAAAAGAAATCAAAGATGTGGCTATCAATAGCGGAAGAATTGAAATCTTTAAATGTTGAG GTAACTCCAGACCAGGTCAGATGGAAAATAAATGcccttacaaaaaaatataaagactgCATTGACAATGGACAAGGTGCAAtgagtttcaaatattttaatgaaatgcaCCAAATTCTGGGGCGATATAGTGATAATACTGGAACTTACAGACTTGCTTCAGGTGTTATGCAAGGACCAGATGATCTAGataaaactaaaagaaatatttctcTAAAAGGCTCAGCCCCTTTCAGAAGATTAAGAGCAGAAAGAAGAGCAAAAATAGAATTAGATAAACAATGGTTGGATTACCTCAGAAAACAAGAAGATCAAAAACAGTTACGAGATGAGAGGTACGAAAGAAATTTAAGGCTGAGGCAAGAAGAATTGCAATTAAGGAAAAAAGAACTGGAAATCAAACAATCATTAGCTTTAAAAAAACTACAGCTGAAGGAGCAGAAACAAGAAGAAATGCTAAAAATTGAAAGAGAAAAATGTGCACTCTTGAGAAAATTGATTGAAGATCAAGATTTAATGAggcaataa
- the LOC110371502 gene encoding uncharacterized protein LOC110371502, giving the protein MDVCEANDYCILEEASQDNLEICESTSDVNNLNVEAKPNDGSEKTCAVWTSNATTTLLKLYENKLEMLETPKKKTRIWIAISQSLSEYGIEMTPDQVRWKINALTKKYKQCVDSGQHDKFKYFKIMNDIYAQYDVDCDSYTLTELLHRKKDRKINTNNDHNAKMNAESKAVIEMRKIRLANRIESDRSQGKIQLEKQWLEYLRRQEEQKQWRDEIYDRNLKLREEELELRKRELEIKETLELKKIQQKEKEYRDTLQIEREKCELLKTIFSSRY; this is encoded by the exons ATGGATGTATGTGAAGCCAACGACTATTGCATTTTAGAAGAAG CCTCTCAGGACAACTTGGAAATCTGTGAAAGTACGAGTGATGTAAATAATCTAAATGTTGAAGCGAAACCGAATGATGGATCAGAAAAAACCT GTGCAGTTTGGACATCAAATGCCACGACAACATTGCTGAAGCTATATGAGAACAAATTAGAAATGCTGGAAACacctaaaaagaaaacaagGATTTGGATAGCAATATCACAAAGTTTAAGTGAATATGGCATAGAG ATGACTCCCGATCAAGTCAGATGGAAGATAAATGCCttaacaaagaaatacaaacaaTGTGTGGACAGCGGCCAACATGataaatttaaatactttaaaataatgaatgataTTTATGCACAGTACGATGTAGATTGTGACTCCTATACATTAACAGAACTGTTACATAGAAAGAAAGACaggaaaataaacacaaacaatgACCATAATGCTAAAATGAATGCTGAGAGCAAGGCTGtgattgaaatgaggaaaataagaCTTGCAAATAGAATAGAGAGTGACAGGTCTCAAGGTAAAATACAATTAGAGAAACAATGGCTAGAATACTTGAGAAGACAAGAAGAACAGAAGCAGTGGAGAGATGAAATCTATGATAGAAACTTGAAGTTGAGGGAGGAAGAACTAGAGCTGAGAAAAAGGGAGTTAGAGATAAAAGAAACACTTGAGTTGAAGAAAATAcagcaaaaagaaaaagaatacAGAGACACCTTACAAATTGAAAGGGAAAAATGTGAATTACTTAAGACAATATTTAGTAGTAGGTATTAG
- the LOC110371535 gene encoding transcription factor E2F5 — MTDLKSKRYEKSLGLLTTKFMSLLQKAKDGVLDLKTATNLLAVRQKRRIYDITNVLEGIGLIEKRSKNSIQWKGAGPDCKTTDIGQKVMVLRKQIGRLDEHERLLDKQLHWIEQSIKNVLDDTDNSDLCFVSDKDIHDCFEDSQVLVLEAPLGADLSVGTIPSKSKQKYTSENRQTLVAKHSKNDQEQQYFLHLKSTESIGVILLSDNDSDSDKEMDDDASMDDLEVQKYTDGKSADSVHANNYLLRLSPPVTKYDFSFSLYGSEGLCDLYDIPVNCSL, encoded by the exons ATGACGGActtaaaatctaaaagatatGAAAAGTCTTTAGGATTATTGACCACAAAATTCATGTCATTACTGCAAAAAGCCAAGGATGGTGTTTTGGATTTGAAAACC GCCACTAATTTGTTAGCTGTGAGACAAAAAAGAAGAATTTATGATATCACTAATGTGTTGGAGGGAATCGGTTTGATTGAAAAAAGGAGCAAGAACAGTATACAATGGAA GGGTGCAGGTCCAGATTGCAAAACAACTGATATTGGACAAAAAGTTATGGTTTTGAGAAAACAAATTGGGCGGCTCGATGAACATGAAAGACTGCTTGACAA ACAGTTACATTGGATTGAACAGAGCATAAAGAATGTGCTGGACGACACAGACAACAGTGACCTATGTTTTGTTTCCGACAAGGACATACATGACTGTTTCGAAGACAGCCAAGTTTTAGTATTAGAAGCACCGCTGGGTGCTGATTTATCTGTAGGAACTATACCGTCTAAG AGTAAGCAGAAATATACAAGTGAAAATCGACAGACTTTGGTGGCAAAACACAGCAAAAAT GATCAAGAACAgcagtattttttacatttaaaatcaaCAGAATCTATTGGAGTTATACTTTTAAGTGATAATGATAGTGATAGTGACAAG gaAATGGATGACGATGCAAGTATGGATGATCTTGAGGTGCAGAAATACACAGACGGAAAAAGTGCAGATAGTGTGCATGCCAACA attaCCTGCTGAGACTGAGTCCACCAGTAACTAAATATGACTTCTCCTTTTCTCTCTATGGATCAGAAGGATTGTGTGACTTATATGACATCCCTGTTAATTGTAGTTTATAG
- the LOC110371501 gene encoding uncharacterized protein LOC110371501 has protein sequence MQKHAEVFVNTEKIVRNVLIRTQSKMDKQKLVLWLGETAASSDSDSSEWSDVCTVQPEGSEDENMTDEDEDTLFFPLMQYLIRLRRKRVDDYLHIIDSWTDAEFKNRMRLSRKTAYRLIDELEKSGFIASHKFGLKPLEPKLCFYIFLSFIANTEPLTPIATRFDISISSTFRVIRRVVAWILTKLNDAIKWPQNFEEISYICDSFHTKTGITHMVGIIDCTHIKIEKPKNAREYCNPKGYFSIILQATIDANLRFTNVFCGEPGSSNCARVLKKSPLYNTASQNRNALFPHNTFLVGHSSYPSLPWLMPPFRENKRLTPQQREFNSLHISTRKLSDKAFNLLKGRFRRVKLFTVYRNIAFITDTVVAACILHNYCLDENDHLEEHE, from the exons ATGCAAAAACATGCCGAAGTATTTGTAAACACAGAGAAGATTGTTAGAAATGTGTTGATTAGGACACAGTCGAAAATGGATAAACAGAAACTGGTGCTCTGGTTAGGCGAAACAGCAGCTAGTAGTGACAGCGATTCAAGTGAATGGAGTGATGTTTGCACTGTGCAACCAGAAGGTTCAGAAGACGAGAACATGACTGATGAAGATGAAGACACTCTGTTTTTTCCTCTAATGCAATATTTAATCAGGCTGAGACGGAAACGCGTAGatgattatttacatattatagaCTCCTGGACAGATGCTGAATTCAAAAACCGAATGAGACTATCAAGAAAAACAGCTTACAGGCTTATTG atgaaCTGGAAAAGTCGGGGTTTATAGCATCCCATAAATTCGGACTAAAACCATTGGAACCAAAActttgtttttacatatttttatcattcattGCAAACACAGAACCACTTACACCAATAGCAACGAGATTTGATATATCAATATCATCAACTTTTAGAGTTATAAGAAGAGTGGTAGCTTGGATTCTGACCAAATTGAATGATGCTATTAAGTGGCCACAAAACTTTGAAGAAATAAGCTATATATGTGATTCATTTCATACTAAGACTGGAATTACTCACATGGTAGGAATAATTGACTGTACACACATAAAAATTGAAAAGCCCAAAAATGCTAGGGAATATTGCAATCCTAAaggatatttttcaataatactACAGGCTACAATTGATGCAAATCTAAGATTTACAAATGTCTTTTGTGGTGAGCCTGGCTCTTCAAACTGTGCTAGAGTTCTTAAAAAGTCCCCTTTGTACAATACAGCATCTCAGAACAGGAATGCACTGTTTCCACATAATACTTTCCTTGTGGGACACTCCAGCTATCCTTCATTGCCATGGCTAATGCCACCATTtagagaaaataaaagattaacaCCTCAGCAGAGAGAATTTAATTCTTTACATATATCTACTCGAAAATTAAGTGATAAAGCTTTTAATCTTTTAAAAGGAAGATTTCGGAGAGTGAAACTTTTTACTGTGTATAGAAATATAGCATTTATAACTGACACTGTAGTAGCTGCATGTATTTTGCATAATTACTGCCTCGATGAAAATGACCACCTTGAAGAACATGAATAG